ATATCCATGGGGATACGCGCTCTCGCTGCCAATTTTGTTAATGCCTCCTCGCCGAAGGCTTCCATGAAAAGAGGAGGATGGTCTAACCCCCCGACAGGATTTGTTAAACTTAACGTTGATGCTTCTTTTGACCACGACCTTCTCAGGGGTACGATCGGGGCTGTCTTAAGAGATGACAAAGGTAGGTTCATCGGTGGGGGAAATGGTAAGATTGACTGGTGTGCAGATGTGTTGATGGCTGAAGCTTTGGCGTTAAAATTTGGTCTATCGCTTGCGCAAAGGACAGGTTGTAATCGCATAATTATTAACTCGGATAATATGGAGGTGATCGAGACCATGAACGAAGGAGGACGATCGTCGGGGGCAGTTGGTGCAATTTTTGATGACTGTTTTCACTTAGCTTGCGATTTTCCTATTTCTAGATTCGAGCATTATAATAGAGAAGCAAATAAAGTTGCTCATGAACTTGCCAAGTTGGCTAGATTTTCTTTCATTTATGATTGGTTTGAGGAACCACATAATGCAATTGTACCGATCCTCATAAACGATGTAATGATTATTTCTAATGAATAAAGCTTGAACTTTCTTAAAAAAACCGTGACATCCCTTCTTCACATTCATATGATTAAGCCTAAAATGATTATAATTAATTTGAAAATTACAAATCTACTGTATACATTTACAAAAATTACATACAAACAAAATTATGGTGCAATAAAATTATATTTTGATTTATTTCTGTACATGCTACAGTAAATCCGCACATTAGTTGCTACAGTAACCATGACATCCCTTCTTCGCTTTACACACGCATTTTACTATAGCTTCGTGACATCCCTTGAGAATATTAAAGGATCCACTTCCTGTTTAATCATATGGCTCAAGAAAGTCAGGGGAGAAAATAAATCGCTGTGTCAAAGAGAAAAAAAAATGACATATTAGCGCTCATCAGGCCAGGCCATGAACAAAACAGGGCACTTTTTATGCTCGCCTGACCAGGCAGATTTTTTGAAGTTCTTAGGCACATGTCAGACAACAATATATCCTAGGCGTGGTGTCCAGGACATCAACCAAACTGGCTCTATTTCTCTAATCCATCGCTCGAACTCCTTCTTGCGATCATCACCAGAAAAAATAATAACATAAATGATTTATGGCTTTGGGAATGTTATAATGTTTTAGATGCTTGTGAAATATCATGACGACAAACTGAGCCTAGATCACATAGATAGATTCTTTGTGGTGGAATCATTCCATCTGGGTTTAAGTCTGAAACTTGACACTGGTGATCGCATTTTTCTGTATTTATTCGAGACTTTCTGACGATATTTGTTTAGTAGGAGGAGACGTTTCTGTCGACTACATAGGCTCCTGTGATGACTTcttcaatctcaagatgatatgccggcttagtCTCTTGAAGGCGTCTATAAAtataggatgtgcgtgtgtgcattTATAGAGATGAGTGTATATTTATATACTAGCAaatatgcctgtgcgttgcaacggaagaaaaaattACACGTTGGTCAATATCCGACATATGAATGTCCTCTATTTTAACACGATGGCTCATCATGTTGCCAATTATCTTTCTTCTCACTCTCGTTGATGATGGATGCAATATCCACGTGATCGCAATGCATTCAACGTGGTAAAAAATGGGCTTGTCACTGTACGACACACTTGTCATTGTCTCGCGCAAGGGAATGTTTTAAACTTTGAAAACAAATCTCATCGACCATGGACTACTCGCCAACCCCAAGACATATAAAGAATTTCCAAAATTAATCAAATCCTAGATATAAAATACATCTGAATAGGAAGAGTTTTTTGAATCGACAAACATTCTTTTTAAATTTAGacatttttttaaattcacaaacatttgtTTTTTAGACGAACATTTATTGAAATGCATGAATAGTTTTTGATTTCATGATGACTCAGATTCacaaatatgttttgaatacacgatcaTTTTATCAAGATCATGAACTTGATTTTATTTAACGACATTTCTttccaaattatttttataatttgcaaatatttttgtaaaatcagtaacattttttgaaaccacgaaaattttatgatttcctgaacttttttgaattcacaCACATTTTATAATTTCTCAAACAGCTTTTTGAAACTCGCAACTTTTTAATACTTGAAAATCTCAAATTGATTTAAAGAAggagaaaacaaaaacagaagtgAGAAAAGAGAAgaccagaaaaaagaaaaaaaaacagggcATTAAGTCCGCTGGCTGGCCCATGTAGGCCTAAAGTAGGTGGGAATAAGTCATGAGAAAAAGGTGGAGGAAAATATTGGTAGAAGCTGGGGTTCGAACCCTGGTCTACAGGGCAGAAGACAATGCATCGAGCCACCGCGCTACTACCGCGTCACTGCTATTTGTTGGATATTAACTGTCGACTACATATGCTCCTGTGATGACTTCTTTaatctcaaaatgatatgccggCTTAGTCTCTTGAAGGCGTCTATAAATATAAGATGTGCGTGTGTGCATTTATAGAGATGAGTGTATATTTATATAAATAATCGTCTGCGTTGTTACTGTGTTAAAATCTATTAGCAACATGTCATGATGAAGTAATATTAGCATTGACTCGTTGACCTGAGTGTTGCGAGGTGGCTTCCCCTCCCCCATTCTCATCCCCTTTTCCTCCGGCCACACTCCCCCGCTAGCTAGCCATTGACCGTGCCGGTGATTCCCGGCCAAGGAAAGGGAGAGCAATGGAGGCGGCGATAATCTGCGCGCTGCTGAAGACCACGCTGCCGAAGGCCCTGTCGGCGCTGGGCGGGAGCAGGGACGTCCGGTCCATCCAGTCGGAGCTCAGGTACATCGAGGCCGCCATCCAGGACCACCGCAGGAGGAGCGGCGGCAGGGACACGAGCCACCTGCGGGCGGCGTGGATCCAGGACCTCACGCTCTTCGCCTTCGACATCGAGGACTGCGTCGACCGCTTCCTGCGGCAGGAGATGCCGCCGGAGGACGGCGAGGCCGGCTTCCTCCGCCGCTCCGCCCACGCCGCCAGGAGCACGGTGTTCACGCGCACGTTGTTCTCCCTCAGGATCCGCAAGCTCAAGGCCAGATCCGAGGAGATTCACCGGCGCCTGAAGCGGTAcatcgaggaggcggcggcggaggggacGATACCAGACGGCGGCGGGGCGCCGGTCCCTGCCGCTCGGTGCGGTGCTCCGGCGGCGGCCGTGGGGATGGACGAGCCTCTTGGGGAGCTTCTTGAGCTCGTGCGGGAACCTGGGGGGCCGTCGGAGGGGAAGCTCAGGGTGATCTCCGTCGTCGGCTTCCATGGCCTGGGCAAGACTCTtcttgcccaccaggtgttcgaccacggcgacgtgcgCCGCCTGTTCCCTCTGCGGGTTTGGGTTTGCGCCGCGGGCAAGGGCACGCCAGAGCTTCTGAAGGAGATGCTCGATCAAGTGCTCCAGAATGGTGCGGGCACCTCCGCCGACAGGGCCCGGCAGGTTGACTCTGCACCTGTGACCACCACGACCACCTACAAATCCAACTGCGTCATCCCAGAGGTCGAGGAGAATGGCATTGAGGAAGTCCAGAATGGTGAGAGTGCCTCAGCCGGTGTCGCCAACGGCGGCAGTACATGGCGCCAGTGCCTCCAAGCAGTTTGGTGGACTCTCGCGACGATACTGCTGTACATCTTGTCCCCGGCGTTCACCGTGGCAAACATGGTGCGAGCCTCTTCTGTCCAAGATGAGTCTGCAGACATACATACTGCTACTGCGAATGTGAGTATCTCCACAAGCACCAAGATCGCCGCACAAGTCGATGAGAACAAGAGTGTCCAGATGAAGAGGCAAGCTGACAGGGGCAAGGCTATTCAGGAGGACACTCACTTGGAAGGTGTATGTGATACAACGCTCATCGAACAACGTCTAGGATCATACCTGAAGAATAAAAGGTGATCTCTTTTTTTTTTGTTGATTAATTTTCTCTACACACATATATACAGGTTCACGGCTTACACATATAAAAGATACTCCGTGCTATGGATTAATTTGGTAAATCTATACTACTGTAATTTCAACAGCTAAATGAGTTCTTCATATGTAACCAATAATTTACAAGAATAGTTGCTCTGGGCCATCTTTTGTAGGATTATGTATGAAGTGATTAATTCTGACATAGAAATCTAAGTGGAAACATTTAAACTCAACTCTGTTTTGTAAGATCTAGTTCTGATTGTTCGGTCAGTCTCGAGAGTAAGTTTAGTTAGTATATTACTTACTATTTAGTCCGTCTCAAGATCTATTTAGCTGCAGAGGAGAAGGGATATATTACTTACTATTTTTATTTCCTCAATTTACGTTTTGTAGGTATTTGATTGTAATTGATGGCATGCAAACAGAAGAATTGTGCAACATAACATCTGTATTCCCTGTGGATGACGGAGTGGACAGCAGAGTTATTGTGACGACAACCATTAAGAAAATAGCAAGACGCTGCAGCTCTGCCAATGGCCGTGTGTACAAAATGAAAACACTTGATGACAATGATTCAAGAAAGTTGTTCTTCGAAGTATTTTCCAAGGGTAAGTATTCCGTTGCTGATGCAACGGAGTTGAAAGCATCTGCCCTCCTAGAGAAATGTGGCGGCCTACCGCTTGCCCTTGAAAGCAAAGCAAAGTTTCTGAAGAGTGAAGAAGACCTGACCAAGAGTAAATGTGAAGATGCCTGCCGCAAGCTTTGTGCTCCAGAAAGATGTGAGGACACATTGGGAAGAATGCATGGGGTTCTCGCCAGCAGCTACGAGAGTCTATGTAGCCTTGTTCTCCAGCAGTGCTTGCTATATTTCTGCATGTTCCCGCGTGGCCATCGTGTCAGGCGGAATCCTCTAATCAGGCGGTGGCTGGCGGAAGGACTTGTACATGTACAACCAGGGGATGCAGTGAGCACCACACCCCAAGACATCGCAATTGAGAATTTGGAGACCCTGATCGACCGTAGTATCATTCAGTCCACGGAAGTGAGCACCTGTGGGAATGTGAAGAGATGCCAACCTCCTGGGATGATGCTCGAGTACATTGTCCGCAAGtccatgtctcaaaatttcatcaCCTTGCTTTGTGGTGAGAGTGAGACGGCCGGAGAATGGGACTACGTTCGCCGACTTTCTCTCCATGATTACTGTGCTGAAAAACTGCCCAAGGGCTTATCTCGTCTGCGGACCCTGGCGGTATTCCCTACCGGGGATGCTGCTAAACACGGACCTACATTGAATTTTGCCAAGTATGACCTACTGCGAGTGTTGGATTTAGAAGAATGTGATGGTCTGAATGACGGGCACCTCCAGAACATATGCAACCTTGTGTTTCTGAAATATCTGAGCCTCGGGGGGCGCATTAGTGAGGTTCCAAAGAAAATTGCCAAGCTGCAATGGTTGGAGACACTGGACCTGAGAAGAACCAAGATAGAGAAGGTGCCCATAGAAGTCATCCAGCTCCCCCAATTAAAACATCTCCATGGCAAATTTCAGCTTATCGAAGGTGACTGCGGAAAGATAAATTCAGAGTACTTGTCAAAGAGAAGTATCTTGGAGACACTTTCAGGATTTGTTACGGGAGAGAGCGAAGGATTTCCACAGCTGATGAGGCACATGAAGCGGCTGAGGAAGGTGAAAATATGGTGCGAATCCACCGCAAATAGAAGAAACCTGGACCAACTTGAGGAAGCCATCAAGATGTTCATTCGTGATGGGAACGAATGGCCTCATCGTTCCCTATGCATTAACTTCCAAGAATGCTCAGACCCATTCTTGGGTTCTCTGAAAGCCCCTGGCAGTCTTGCCTCGCTGAAGCTGCGCGGCAACCTCAGCGGATTCCCTCAGTTTGTTACCAAGCTGAACAGAATCGAGGAGCTGTGTCTGTCGTCGACTAACCTAAGCCGAGGTGTTCTTCTATCTGGGAGTCGTCTGGACACACTTAAGTATCTGAAGCTGATCGAAGACAACATCGGGCCTCTCGAAATACGCCACGAGCACTTCCCAAGCATCCGGCGCATATGGCTCGTCGGCGTGAAAAGTCTGCACTCTGTAACGACCGGAGCTCTGCCACATCTTACTTCGCTTCATATGATCTGTGAATCTTTAGATGGTCTTGCTGGCATCGAAATCGGACGCCTAGAAGGATTAAAGGAAGTCAGGCTGCATTCTGCAGTCGACCAAGGAACAAAAGATGCATGGAAGGAAGCTGCAAGGAGCCACCCTAAAAGGCCTGACGTTCTTCTTCACTGACTACTGTTCTGTGCTGGGTCGATGTATCTCTTCAAAGTTATGTAGATTACTTGGTTACAATTGTTGGTTTTAGGACAGAGATAGTCATTTCTATTGCTGCTTTTTATTCTTACTACACAATCATCTGTGTGTGGCAACGGGAGCATAGTATTTTAATAGATTAGCCCGTGATTTACGTTATCCATATGaatgtgattgtgtaaataaaGTATTTTATTTGGTAAGCATTCATTGACTTACCAAAGAAAACATAAGGGCAGTGCCATGTGTCATCGAGTGATAATGTAAAAAGATTGACCGTCTCGCCCGCTGTTGGATGGAGCCCCGAATAGCCGCCTGATCTCTCCCATGTGAGCGTGGGTCTTTGCAACAAGGCTTTTTTTAAGGGAGTCTTTGCAACAAGGCTAGTGTTACGGTCGGCCCTATGCAACCGGAGCCTTGTTGCAATCTTCCGGGGCCGCTTTTTTTCCTTCTAAAACAAGGCCTTTGTTGCAGTCACAACAAAGTCTGCAATAAAATCCCATGATTTATTTGTTTTCTCCTTGTCCTTTTATCCCTTGAAACAAAGCCTCTTTTCCAATCGCAGCAAAATCCCATCAATTTGTTGACAAGGGAAACACTAGTGTTCCTACCATCTAACCCTTTGATTTGAGGAAGGTTTCTATTGAAATTGGCGGCCTACAGCGAGTGAAAAGGGGTGTGTGGATTGGTTCCTGATAAGATGGACCTTTCTCTGCTCCTCTTGTTACCAAACGGAGCCATCAAACAGGGAAGATGAGGGGGAATGAGGCCATGTTTGTTTGGGTTTTTACTTCTgctttttagtttttccattttgacAAAAGGCCAAAAAAAACTCTTAAATATGTGCTTCGGCTTTCCGGCATTGCCCCCTCGTCCCATTCCGGCTTGGCTCTTTGGTAGGTGTTGCAGATGTCTTGCTCTTGGTCATCAAGCGGCTGATTGCAGAGATCCCTTGAGGTGCTTCCGCTGTTTGGAGAACGGCCACTGGGCGCGTGGGTGTCGCAATGCTTGGCATCCATTCAGCTCACTTGCATGCCTTGCCATGCCGCCACGGTCTCGCCTCGACACCGAGCATTGCCGAGCTCCAGCTCCTTGTGATGGCCCGATGGAATCCCAGCTCCCCTCCAAGGCGCTTCACCGCAGGTCCTGGGCATCGGCCGTTTCCGCTCATGCTGAGTCGGCAACCCCATCTGATGTACTGCTCCAGTCCACTCTAGCAGCCCAGGCTGAGCTCCTGGTGCGTGTTGGGAGCTTTCTGGAGCGAGCGGAGGCTGCTCTGGAAAAGCTCTCTCTTGTGCCGGCTGTGTTGCAATCCGCTCCTACGCCACATCCTCCTAGTGAGGTTGATGTTGGTGGCTCAGTGGAGAATAGGGTTGCGGAGCTCTATGGTTGTTTCTCCCCTAGAGCTATGGACAACTCATCATCGCCGTCTGCCTTGGCCACTTTGATGTCTACCGCTAAGGGCGGGACCATTGCCGTGGTTGTGCCTCCAGTGCTGCAGGTGATGCCCGAGCTTCAAGTGTTATGTGCGAGCTCTGATTCACCTCTATCAGtggagaatatgatggtggagacgcAGGCAACCACGTGCGAGGGGCATGATTCAACCTTGACATGTGAGCTGAGTGAGGTGAACTCGCCTGCGCGCTCACATGTGGCTTCTACTCCCAGTCCACCCCCGCCGACGGATAATTCCAATGCTCTCTTTGCAAAAGAGCTTTGTGACTTGCTCGCTAGCGTGGAGACTGTTAGCCCTGGAACTGGAAGGGCGATTGCTTGCCTCCTGACGGGAACGACATTCAAGGGCAAATACAAGAAGGCGAGTGATTGCCCTCGGACCGGTATAGTGATGGAGAAGCCACTAAGGTGCAAAGGCAAGAAGAGTGGCGCCATAGGTAAGGCGCCCGCAGCTGCTTAATGGATGATTCCCGGTCCCTTGGTTCATACTCACAGTTTGGGGTCGTCATTGTGATTTCAGCGTGGTCCACTATCTTTTGTTGGGATGTTCTTGTCGGATTCAAAATTGTGGTGTACAAGTGTGAGGAGTTATTGTGTGTTAGGAGGGGTTGGCGGGTTGCACGTGTGCTCATGGGGTCATGATTGGTGAGTAACCCAATTATGGTCTGATTGTATCGGTTTTAGCCCGATTTTCCTTGGATTAACCGGGCAattttctt
This portion of the Triticum dicoccoides isolate Atlit2015 ecotype Zavitan chromosome 7A, WEW_v2.0, whole genome shotgun sequence genome encodes:
- the LOC119330663 gene encoding disease resistance protein RGA4-like, with translation MEAAIICALLKTTLPKALSALGGSRDVRSIQSELRYIEAAIQDHRRRSGGRDTSHLRAAWIQDLTLFAFDIEDCVDRFLRQEMPPEDGEAGFLRRSAHAARSTVFTRTLFSLRIRKLKARSEEIHRRLKRYIEEAAAEGTIPDGGGAPVPAARCGAPAAAVGMDEPLGELLELVREPGGPSEGKLRVISVVGFHGLGKTLLAHQVFDHGDVRRLFPLRVWVCAAGKGTPELLKEMLDQVLQNGAGTSADRARQVDSAPVTTTTTYKSNCVIPEVEENGIEEVQNGESASAGVANGGSTWRQCLQAVWWTLATILLYILSPAFTVANMVRASSVQDESADIHTATANVSISTSTKIAAQVDENKSVQMKRQADRGKAIQEDTHLEGVCDTTLIEQRLGSYLKNKRYLIVIDGMQTEELCNITSVFPVDDGVDSRVIVTTTIKKIARRCSSANGRVYKMKTLDDNDSRKLFFEVFSKGKYSVADATELKASALLEKCGGLPLALESKAKFLKSEEDLTKSKCEDACRKLCAPERCEDTLGRMHGVLASSYESLCSLVLQQCLLYFCMFPRGHRVRRNPLIRRWLAEGLVHVQPGDAVSTTPQDIAIENLETLIDRSIIQSTEVSTCGNVKRCQPPGMMLEYIVRKSMSQNFITLLCGESETAGEWDYVRRLSLHDYCAEKLPKGLSRLRTLAVFPTGDAAKHGPTLNFAKYDLLRVLDLEECDGLNDGHLQNICNLVFLKYLSLGGRISEVPKKIAKLQWLETLDLRRTKIEKVPIEVIQLPQLKHLHGKFQLIEGDCGKINSEYLSKRSILETLSGFVTGESEGFPQLMRHMKRLRKVKIWCESTANRRNLDQLEEAIKMFIRDGNEWPHRSLCINFQECSDPFLGSLKAPGSLASLKLRGNLSGFPQFVTKLNRIEELCLSSTNLSRGVLLSGSRLDTLKYLKLIEDNIGPLEIRHEHFPSIRRIWLVGVKSLHSVTTGALPHLTSLHMICESLDGLAGIEIGRLEGLKEVRLHSAVDQGTKDAWKEAARSHPKRPDVLLH